Sequence from the Toxoplasma gondii ME49 chromosome Ib, whole genome shotgun sequence genome:
aagagagcgaagacacagacatAAGAAGACATAAACAATCACGAGGATATACAAAGCAAACGCGTGAGGAAGGAAGTACCAGTTGAACAGGACAGAGGTTCCTGAAACACACAGTAAAAAAGAAAACTCCGCCGAAGCCTCTACACACAGCTACAAATCTGTGTCCATCTATGTGaatgcatgtacatatgcatatatatatatatatatatatatatgcgttcCCACACGAATAGATGTatgtcgagagagacaggttGACATATCGACCAACATATAGACACCCGGAGAAACACATAAAGAATGGGAAAAAACAGGTTGAAAAATGCATTGAAAGACACAAAAGTGACAGTCACAGtccagaaagagaacagagttAAGGACGATCTGCTTGTCAAAACCGACCTCATCTTTTACGTCGTCGTCGAGCTCAGCAACCTCCATGAGGTTTTTCAAAACGATCAACGTCGAAGGGGCATCGCCGTTCCGAGCATCCAGAGTCACGTGGAGAGTATTTCCTGTTTGGAAATTGACACAAAGGAGACGCAAATGTTGAAGAATCGATTTTTCAATTCCGCGTCAAGCGTACGATAGAGAGTCGTCCTtgagaagaaagtggagggAAATACacaggagaaaacggagactgCGCGTCACCAATTTGACTCGACGCGCCACAGAAACGGTTCCCCAGAGAAGACTCCGAAATTCGGAAATTCGAGAGGGGCGACAAGACGCGACGGCAGCAATGCGAAAGAGCACGTGAACGGCAGATGCACCGCAGAAAAGCCgcaagaacgagagaaaggacgagaggagagagaaggaaaaaaacgagggaaggcacatgagaggaagaaggaaagaagagaagaaaagagagagacaacagaaaacgaggaggaagagacctGCGTAACTGAGAGTAGACGCATGTcctgcagagagcgaagggcACAAGATAGACGGGACGATAAATCGCTTTCCTTCACGTTCGAGTGAGGATTGATACCATCCAAGGATTAGAACTCCCAAGACTATCTGGTCAGTTATCCCCGGCGTAAAAAAAATATCTTTTGTACTGAGAAAGCCTACCTCCGACGTCGAAGCCGTGCATTGTGGCGACTGCAGTGTTGGCATGGCTCTTTTCAAAGAAGTGAACATAAGCCTCTCGACGATGAGGAAAATGATCGAGAGTTGTGATAGACCCGAAGACGTCAAAAACTTGCTGTACATACAGTCAGAGAAACGCATTCAACATGCAAGACAGAAAATAcgccgaaaaagaaaaatcgACGCTCAGTGGCATTTGCCTGCATCCATACATCCGCGCAAACTTGCACTCAGCTTCGCATCCACCAATTCTATTACTAAGTGTGCATACTAGTATATACacctatgtatatatatatatatgtatagatgtataGATGCATGAATGAATATTTATacacctacatatatacatatatatatatatttttattTATAGAACACATAtggaaagacggagagagagagatttatgtgtatatagGTACATGTGGGCGGACATATAcatgcggagagaagacccggagagagcgacaaggACATATCCAGGCCAACgcagaagtgaagaagaaaagcaccGCATGGATCAAGAAGGCGGCAAGACCGTGTTTCGCACTGCTCGCGTTTCTGAATCTTGGTTagctgcttctttctctttgggTGTCTCCGGAGGCCCACCTTCACTTCCGCCTCAGAAAATCCCTCCGGCAGATTCGTGACTTTGACGACTTTCGATCCACTGAGAGGGTTCGCCAAgtcctctgcagagacgccgtgTTCGAAGACAAAGCACGCGACAAAGGTGGAAAGCTCGAAAACAGACCGACGCTGAAGACGCCAGAAGGGTGCGTCCTGTGTTTTCCAttccccccctccccccccgcgagcgtcgatgcatgcatgagCTTCTAACTCTCTTGCGTGTGCatctctctgcgcctctccgcAGTTCTGTTacgcttcctcgtctctgcgaTGTCTTCCACGAACCAGGAATCTACcgacttctctccttcgacgtTCGAAGCCGCCTCCCCCGCAGGCGACAGTCTGGACGGAACGCATCGGCTGTCGGCGTCAACGACGGCGCGTTTTGACGACCCAGACCTGTGTCTGGGAGTTCGCGTTCTCACCTGACTCGGCGCGAGTCGCGAACTGCTGGTACGTCGCCACACCGAAGAGACCAGTTGACGGAGTCTGCAGAGAAGTTGCGAACAGGCACcggaaaaggagagcgaCTCCAGccacggagaagaagacgcaggagacgaaaaagcatcccgagacagagaaagagcggtTGAGAAGGAGGAACCGGCGGCAACGGCGACTGAGAGGCAGCCTCGACAGCCCAGTAGATCGGAAGACAAAACGGATGGCACTGCAGAGCAGAATGGAAATGAACCAAGTCAGACGAGACGGCCTTCCCTCCGATGCGCATGTCGTCCGCACCCCAACGCGAAACGTAGACAGAGGACCATGTTGACGGGGGTCCGACAAGACCTCACACACAAAGAACTCGGAAGGAATCTGCCACCGTGAGTCTCGCGGTTCTTGTACGCAGCTCGGAAGCAAATGTCGAGTATCCGAAGCGGCCCTACACCAAGGcgcagtctcctctctccgagAGCGTGATCGCTCTTCTGCCGTCTAGTCGCAAGCACGCAGAGAATGCGGTCGTCGATCTATATATCGACAAGAAAAATACCCCTGCGAGGTtttatgcatgtgcatgcttCCCCTGAACAAAGCAGCTCTCACCGCAGCTCGCttcgacacagacacacgcttcggtccttcgtccttctgcgcctctctcgaaGCATGATGTCCCATCGCAGGGGATGCATGCGCCACTTGAATGCGTTGCCCTTTGAACCGGAAATTGTTCATAGCCTGTACAGCCGTTTGCTGTCGAAAaaagcacagagaaaagcgctGCCAACGCCTCGTCAAAGCACTGCAACAGGGGAACCTGAACGTCTGTCACCGGCGCCCTGATTCaactgcttctgtctcctcatcttctttctgcgttctgctgtgctctctcttcttctccctctagacttcttctccctctagacttcttctcctctccactctttcttcctctcctctgcattCGTTCGTCCACTCTTCGACGCAtggcgtctctccttctaCTCCCTCCTCGCTGCTCGGTAGACAGACGTGAGACCTATGGGCGTCTCGCGAGGCGAAATCGCAGCCTGTAGCGGACGGCACGCATGCACGAGCGACGGggctcctcgccttctgaaGAGTTGTACTTCCGTGAAAGTTTCCAGGTCCTTTCAAACGAATCCCCAGACGCACCGCAGCCTCGAGCGTAGCGAAATCCATCAGCGCGTACGtcgtccgtttcttctcgtcctctctaGGGGGAATGTAGACTTGCTTAATTTCCCCGAAGGACTGGAAAACGGCTCTGAGCTCTTCCTCAGACACGGGGACTTTCAGAGAGGTGATGTAGATAcgtcgctctcgctgcttcgccCACTTCTCCCGCATGGCCTCTGTGACCGGCCGGTcctgaaaaaacgaaacgccttctgcttctgcgtcgtgAGTCGTTTCCGGGATCTTTCACGCATGCACGAGGTTCTTGATTCACCAGTCAAAatacgaaagagagaaggaaaaggaagaatggccggagaaaaaaggacagACCAAGAACAGAGATGTGCGCAACGACGGAGatggatgaagaagaaagaatgcgcaagggaggaagaaagaagagacagaagcaggtGACGCGAGGCGCTGTGGATGGGGAGACCATTTGCGCCAGatcgtcgttttcttcccgaCACACAAGGTTACTTTGGAAAAAGCTACATTTTACACCAACACTGAGACAACGAAAATGTAACTGGAGTTGTTTCTCTGATTCTACG
This genomic interval carries:
- a CDS encoding RNA recognition motif-containing protein (encoded by transcript TGME49_321630); protein product: MTRGRHKRARDESLSSESRSRHASRSRSPEDFREEEIRHREGEQPLLFTPEPRRERAPPRNANTEWQDKISRAIGKDRPVTEAMREKWAKQRERRIYITSLKVPVSEEELRAVFQSFGEIKQVYIPPREDEKKRTTYALMDFATLEAAQTAVQAMNNFRFKGQRIQVAHASPAMGHHASREAQKDEGPKRVSVSKRAATPSTGLFGVATYQQFATRAESEDLANPLSGSKVVKVTNLPEGFSEAEVKQVFDVFGSITTLDHFPHRREAYVHFFEKSHANTAVATMHGFDVGGNTLHVTLDARNGDAPSTLIVLKNLMEVAELDDDVKDEIYQECLKHGKVVEVRIHVVASTQEVRAFALYQLPEQANRAVRVLNERSFAKRKVKCELYDMAAYSQRRYEL